A genomic window from Vitis riparia cultivar Riparia Gloire de Montpellier isolate 1030 chromosome 18, EGFV_Vit.rip_1.0, whole genome shotgun sequence includes:
- the LOC117905321 gene encoding disease resistance protein RPV1-like gives MASSSTHGASSSTSISPNYDVFLSFRGVDTRKNFTDYLYTTLVRYGIQTFRDDEVLEKGGIIASDLSRAIKESRIFIIIFSKNYAYSRWCLNELVKITECARQEGSMVLPIFYHVDPSDIRKQSGIFGDALAHHERDADEKKKEMIQKWRTALTEAASLSGWHVDDQFETEVVNEIINTIVGSLKRQPLNVSENIVGISVHLEKLKLMMNTELNKVSVIGICGPGGIGKTTIAEAIYNKISYQYDSSSFLRNIREKSQGDTLQLQNELLHDILKEKGFKISNIDEGVTMIKRCLNSKRVLVILDDVDDLKQLKHLAEKKDWFNAKSTIIITSRDKQVLARYGVDTPYEVQKFDKKEAIELFSLWAFQENLPKEAYENLSYDMIEYADGLPLALKLLGASLFGKKISEWESALYKLKRIPHMEINKVLRISFDGLDDMDKEIFLDVACFFKGKNKYFVSRILGPHAEYGIATLNDKCLITISKNMMDMHDLIQQMGKEIIRQECPDDLGRRSRIWDSDAYDVLTRNMGTRSIKGLFLDICKFPTQFTKESFKQMDRLRLLKIHKDDEYRRISRFSRHLDGKLFSEDHLPRDFEFPSYELTYFHWDGYSLESLPTNFHAKDLAALILRGSNIKQLWRGNKLHNKLNVIDLSFSVHLTEIPDFSSVPNLEILILKGCVKLECLPRGIYKWKHLQTLSCVDCSKLKRFPEIKGNMRKLRELDLSGTAIEELPSSSSFGHLKALKILSFRGCSKLNKIPTDVCCLSSLEVLDLSYCNIMEGGIPSDICGLSSLKELNLKSNDFRSIPATINQLSRLQVLNLSHCQNLEHIPELPSSLRLLDAHGPNLTLSTASFLPFHSLVNCFNSEIQDLNQCSQNCNDSAYHGNGICIVLPGHSGVPEWMMETRTIELPQNWHQDNEFLGFAICCVYVPLDDESEDISENESDHKSQDESAHTSENETDDKSKNESAAELFSEDVYLPSCCLNCSLRFYGDNDRSSHFHEFESHCLCYGQGNDSVSRQTWVILYSKEAIKEWYLADHGHHLSYSFGGSYNTFKKAFKEGKRAVHLIYSKDLPLRTQTRDAEVRRCNLCQQNAICRQRGCFKDSDMKELPIIENPLELDGLCLRGCKYLKSLPSSICEFKSLTTLCCEGCSQLESFPEILEDMEILKKLDLGGSAIKEIPSSIQRLRGLQVLKLAYCKNLVNLPESICNLTSLKTLSIKSCPELKKLPENLGKLQSLEVLYVKDFDSMNFQLPSLSGLCSLRILQLINCGLREIPSGICHLTSLQYLVLMGNQFSSIPDGISQLHKLIVLNLSHCKLLQHIPEPPSNLRTLVAHQCTSLKISSSLLWSPFFKSGIQKFVPGGKLLDTFIPESNGIPEWISHQKKGSKITLTLPQNWYEKDDFLGFALCSLHVPLDIEWRDINESRKFICKLNFNNNPSLVVSDLRSRRHCQSCRDGDESNQLWLINYPKSIIPNIYHSNKYRTLNASFKNDFDTKSVKVERCGFQLLYAQDYGQNHLTIVQGRSSSHGDLGGLRSAVQDTNACDNQEGTEHNHPPMIQYVDHNVDAHNKRNPIDQYPVEEPHHKRFRETQD, from the exons ATGGCTTCTTCCAGCACCCATGGAGcctcttcttctacttctattTCTCCTAATTATGATGTGTTTTTGAGTTTTAGAGGTGTAGACACCCGCAAAAATTTCACTGATTATCTATATACCACTTTGGTTAGATATGGAATTCAAACTTTCAGAGATGATGAAGTACTAGAGAAAGGAGGAATAATTGCATCTGATCTCTCAAGAGCCATAAAAGAATCaaggatttttattattattttctccaAAAATTATGCTTACTCTAGATGGTGTTTAAATGAACTTGTAAAAATCACTGAATGCGCGAGGCAAGAGGGATCAATGGTTCTACCAATTTTCTATCATGTAGATCCATCAGATATCCGGAAACAGTCGGGAATTTTTGGAGATGCGCTTGCCCACCATGAAAGAGATGCTGATGAGAAAAAGAAGGAGATGATACAAAAGTGGAGGACTGCCTTAACCGAAGCAGCAAGCCTATCTGGATGGCACGTGGATGACCA GTTTGAGACTGAAGTTGTCAATGAAATTATTAATACAATTGTTGGAAGTTTAAAACGTCAACCTTTAAATGTGAGCGAGAATATAGTTGGAATTAGTGttcatttagaaaaattgaaattgatgatgAATACTGAGTTGAATAAGGTTAGTGTGATTGGGATATGTGGACCTGGTGGAATTGGTAAGACTACTATCGCCGAGGCTATTTATAATAAGATCTCATATCAATATGATAGCAGTAGCTTTCTTAGAAATATTAGAGAGAAATCCCAAGGTGATACACTTCAATTACAAAATGAACTTCTTCATGACATCCTAAAagaaaagggttttaaaataagcaatatCGATGAAGGAGTTACTATGATAAAGAGGTGTCTCAACTCTAAAAGAGTCCTTGTTATTTTGGATGATGTAGATGATCTGAAGCAATTAAAACATTTGGCTGAAAAGAAGGATTGGTTTAATGCAAAAAGTACAATCATCATCACATCTAGAGACAAACAAGTGCTTGCTCGATATGGAGTGGATACACCATATGAGGTTCAAAAATTTGATAAGAAAGAAGCAATTGAGCTCTTTAGTTTGTGGGCCTTCCAAGAAAATCTTCCCAAGGAAGCTTATGAAAACCTCTCATACGATATGATAGAGTATGCTGATGGACTTCCATTAGCACTTAAACTTTTAGGTGCCtctctttttggaaagaaaataagcGAATGGGAAAGTGCATTATATAAGCTAAAAAGGATACCCCACATGGAAATTAACAAGGTACTTAGAATAAGTTTTGATGGACTTGATGATATGGATAAGGAGATATTTTTGGATGTTGCTTGTTTTTTCAAGGGGAAGaacaaatattttgtttcaagaATATTAGGCCCTCATGCTGAGTATGGGATAGCAACTCTAAATGACAAATGTCTCATAACTATTTCAAAAAACATGATGGATATGCATGATTTAATACAACAAATGGGCAAAGAAATTATTCGTCAAGAATGTCCTGATGATCTTGGAAGAAGGAGTAGAATATGGGATTCTGATGCGTATGATGTGCTGACAAGAAACATG gGGACACGATCAATCAAAGGACTATTCCTAGATATTTGTAAATTTCCAACACAGTTTACTAAAGAATCTTTCAAACAGATGGATAGACTTAGATTGCTCAAAATCCATAAAGATGATGAATATCGTCGCATATCAAGATTTAGTAGGCATCTTGATGGAAAGCTATTTTCTGAAGACCACCTTCCAAGGGACTTTGAGTTTCCTTCTTATGAGTTAACTTATTTCCATTGGGATGGATACTCTTTAGAATCTTTGCCAACAAATTTTCATGCAAAGGACCTTGCTGCACTCATATTAAGGGGCAGCAATATAAAGCAACTTTGGAGAGGGAATAAG cttCATAACAAGTTGAATGTTATCGATCTCAGTTTCTCAGTGCATCTCACTGAAATCCCGGACTTCTCAAGTGTGCCAAACTTGGAGATTCTAATTCTAAAAG GGTGTGTAAAGCTGGAGTGTCTTCCAAGAGGCATTTATAAATGGAAACACCTTCAAACTTTGTCTTGCGTAGACTGTTCAAAGCTAAAGAGATTTCCAGAAATCAAGGGCAATATGAGAAAGCTAAGAGAGCTCGATTTAAGTGGTACGGCTATAGAAGAGctaccatcatcatcatcgtttGGACATCTAAAAGCTCTCAAAATTCTCAGTTTCAGAGGGTGttcaaaactcaacaaaatCCCTACTGATGTTTGTTGCCTATCATCATTGGAAGTATTGGACCTAAGTTACTGCAATATAATGGAAGGAGGAATTCCCAGTGATATTTGTGGTTTATCATCACTGAAAGAACTAAATCTGAAATCGAATGATTTTAGAAGCATACCTGCCACAATCAATCAACTTTCTAGGCTGCAAGTCCTTAACTTAAGTCACTGCCAGAACCTTGAACACATTCCAGAGCTTCCATCAAGTCTAAGGCTTTTAGATGCGCATGGCCCAAATCTTACTTTATCAACAGCCTCATTTTTGCCATTTCATTCTCTAGTCAATTGCTTCAATTCTGAAATTCAG GATTTGAATCAGTGTAGTCAGAATTGCAATGATTCTGCCTACCATGGCAATGGAATTTGTATTGTTCTTCCTGGACATAGTGGAGTTCCAGAGTGGATGATGGAGACAAGAACAATAGAGCTTCCGCAGAATTGGCACCAAGATAATGAGTTTTTGGGATTTGCTATATGCTGTGTTTATGTTCCACTTGATGATGAATCTGAGGACATATCCGAAAATGAATCAGACCATAAATCTCAGGATGAATCTGCCCATACATCAGAGAATGAAACAGATGATAAATCAAAGAATGAATCTGCAGCTGAATTATTTTCGGAGGATGT ATATTTACCCTCTTGTTGTCTGAACTGTTCTTTGCGTTTCTATGGTGACAATGATCGATCGTCGCATTTTCACGAATTTGAATCTCATTGTCTTTGCTATGGCCAAGGTAATGACAGTGTATCACGTCAAACGTGGGTGATTTTGTATTCCAAGGAAGCTATTAAGGAGTGGTATCTCGCTGATCATGGACACCACCTTTCATATTCATTTGGGGGCTCTTACAATACTTTTAAGAAAGCCTTTAAAGAGGGGAAGAGGGCAGTCCACCTTATATACTCCAAAGACCTTCCACTAAGGACACAGACACGGGATGCGGAGGTTAGAAGATGCAACCTATGCCAACAAAATGCGATATGTCGACAGCGTGGTTGTTTTAAGGACAGTGATATGAAGGAACTACCCATTATAGAGAATCCCTTGGAGCTTGATGGTTTATGTTTGCGGGGTTGCAAATACCTCAAGAGTCTGCCAAGTAGTATTTGCGAGTTCAAATCACTTACAACTCTCTGTTGCGAAGGCTGTTCACAATTGGAGAGCTTTCCAGAAATCCTGGAAGATATGGAAATCTTAAAAAAGCTTGATTTAGGTGGAAGTGCCATAAAAGAGATACCATCATCAATTCAACGTCTGAGAGGGCTTCAAGTTCTGAAGCTGGCATATTGCAAAAACCTTGTGAATCTTCCGGAAAGTATTTGTAATCTGACATCTCTTAAAACTCTCTCTATCAAATCCTGTCCAGAACTCAAAAAATTGCCAGAGAACTTGGGGAAATTGCAATCTCTAGAAGTTCTTTATGTTAAGGATTTTGATTCAATGAATTTTCAATTACCATCTTTATCGGGTTTGTGCTCCTTGAGAATATTACAACTAATCAACTGCGGTCTAAGGGAAATCCCTAGTGGTATTTGCCACCTAACGTCACTGCAATATTTAGTTCTCATGGGGAACCAGTTCAGTAGCATACCTGATGGGATCAGTCAACTTCACAAGCTAATCGTTCTTAACTTGAGTCACTGCAAGCTGCTTCAACATATTCCAGAGCCTCCATCGAATTTAAGAACTCTAGTTGCCCATCAATGCACATCCCTGAAAATTTCATCGAGTCTACTCTGGTCTCCTTTTTTTAAATCCGGAATTCAG AAGTTTGTACCTGGAGGTAAATTACTCGATACTTTTATTCCTGAAAGTAATGGAATTCCAGAGTGGATAAGCCATCAGAAAAAGGGATCCAAAATAACTCTGACACTTCCTCAGAATTGGTACGAAAAGGATGACTTCTTGGGCTTTGCTTTGTGCTCTCTTCATGTTCCACTTGATATTGAATGGAGGGATATCAATGAAAGCAGGAAGTTCATATGTAAATTGAATTTCAACAACAACCCGTCTTTGGTGGTGAGTGATCTGCGGTCTCGACGCCATTGTCAAAGCTGCCGTGATGGAGATGAATCAAATCAATTGTGGTTGATAAATTATCCCAAGTCAATTATTCCCAACATATATCACTCAAATAAATATAGGACCTTGAACGCTTCATTTAAAAATGACTTCGATACAAAATCAGTGAAAGTGGAGCGGTGTGGGTTCCAGCTTCTATATGCCCAAGATTATGGACAGAATCATCTCACAATAGTACAAGGCAGAAGCTCTTCTCATGGGGATTTGGGTGGCCTTAGATCAGCTGTACAAGATACCAATGCTTGCGACAACCAAGAAGGCACTGAGCACAACCATCCGCCAATGATACAGTACGTTGATCATAATGTTGATGCTCACAATAAAAGGAACCCAATAGACCAGTACCCAGTGGAGGAGCCACACCATAAAAGATTCAGAGAAACCCAAGACTGA
- the LOC117905584 gene encoding T-complex protein 1 subunit gamma-like yields MGDFEELFGSCLSYFFLRCWILHSDWQSGLGCFEKIQAPVLVLKNSLKRETGSKMQHANIQASRVVAAIICTTLGPQSLLKMLLDAGEGFAVTNDGNVILQELDLAHPTAKSMVELNRTQDE; encoded by the exons ATGGGAGATTTTGAGGAGCTTTTTGGAAGTTGCTTGAGC TATTTCTTTTTGAGATGTTGGATATTGCATTCGGACTGGCAATCTGGGTTGGGGTGCTTTGAGAAAATCCAGGCACCAGTGCTAGTTCTCAAGAATTCTCTGAAACGCGAGACTGGAAGTAAAATGCAGCATGCTAATATCCAAGCCTCAAGGGTTGTTGCTGCCATAATATGTACTACCTTGGGTCCGCAATCTCTGTTGAAGATGTTACTTGATGCTGGTGAAGGATTTGCAGTGACTAATGATGGAAATGTTATTCTCCAAGAATTAGATCTTGCACACCCTACAGCAAAATCAATGGTTGAGCTAAACCGCACACAAGATGAGTAA